One window of Cryobacterium arcticum genomic DNA carries:
- the groL gene encoding chaperonin GroEL (60 kDa chaperone family; promotes refolding of misfolded polypeptides especially under stressful conditions; forms two stacked rings of heptamers to form a barrel-shaped 14mer; ends can be capped by GroES; misfolded proteins enter the barrel where they are refolded when GroES binds), with amino-acid sequence MAKIIAFNEEARRGLERGLNILADTVKVTLGPRGRNVVLEKKWGAPTITNDGVSIAKEIELDDPYEKIGAELVKEVAKKTDDVAGDGTTTATVLAQALVREGLRNVAAGADPISLKRGIEKATAAVIAELISSAKEIETKEEIAATASISAGDAEIGAIIAEAIDKVGKEGVVTVEESNTFGTELELTEGMRFDKGFLSAYFVTDPDRQEAVFEDPYILIVNSKVSNIKDLLPIVDKVIQSGKQLLIIAEDVDGEALATLVVNKIRGIFKSVAVKAPGFGDRRKAQLQDIAILTGGQVISEEVGLKLENVTLDLLGNARKVVITKDETTIVEGAGDADAIAGRVQQIRNEIENTDSDYDREKLQERLAKLAGGVAVIKAGAATEVELKERKHRIEDAVRNAKAAVEEGIVAGGGVALIQAGKTAFESKAILDLVGDEATGANIVRVAIDAPLKQIALNAGMEPGVVADKVRNLPVGFGLNAATGEYVDMIAAGINDPVKVTRSALLNASSIAGLFLTTEAVVADKPEKNPAPAGDPSGGMDF; translated from the coding sequence ATGGCAAAGATCATTGCTTTCAATGAAGAGGCCCGTCGCGGCCTGGAGCGCGGCCTGAACATCCTCGCTGACACGGTCAAGGTGACCCTCGGCCCGCGCGGACGCAACGTCGTGCTGGAGAAGAAGTGGGGCGCCCCCACGATCACCAACGACGGCGTGTCCATCGCCAAGGAGATCGAGCTCGACGACCCGTACGAGAAGATCGGTGCCGAGCTCGTCAAGGAGGTCGCCAAGAAGACTGACGACGTCGCCGGCGACGGTACCACCACCGCCACCGTCCTCGCTCAGGCGCTGGTCCGCGAAGGCCTGCGCAACGTCGCAGCCGGCGCCGACCCGATCAGCCTCAAGCGCGGCATCGAGAAGGCCACCGCTGCGGTCATCGCAGAGCTCATCTCCAGCGCCAAGGAGATCGAGACCAAGGAAGAGATCGCGGCCACGGCCTCCATCTCCGCCGGCGACGCCGAGATCGGCGCGATCATCGCCGAAGCCATCGACAAGGTCGGCAAGGAAGGTGTTGTCACCGTCGAGGAGTCGAACACCTTCGGCACCGAGCTCGAGCTCACCGAGGGCATGCGCTTCGACAAGGGCTTCCTGTCGGCATACTTCGTCACCGACCCCGACCGTCAGGAAGCGGTCTTCGAAGACCCCTACATCCTCATCGTCAACTCCAAGGTCTCCAACATCAAGGACCTGCTGCCGATCGTCGACAAGGTCATCCAGAGCGGCAAGCAGCTGCTCATCATCGCCGAGGACGTCGACGGCGAGGCCCTGGCCACGCTCGTTGTGAACAAGATCCGCGGCATCTTCAAGTCGGTTGCCGTCAAGGCTCCGGGCTTCGGCGACCGTCGCAAGGCGCAGCTGCAGGACATCGCCATCCTCACCGGTGGCCAGGTCATCTCCGAGGAGGTCGGCCTCAAGCTCGAGAACGTCACCCTCGACCTGCTCGGTAACGCCCGCAAGGTCGTCATCACCAAGGACGAGACCACCATCGTCGAGGGTGCCGGCGACGCCGACGCCATCGCCGGTCGCGTTCAGCAGATCCGCAACGAGATCGAGAACACCGACTCCGACTACGACCGTGAGAAGCTCCAGGAGCGTCTCGCCAAGCTCGCCGGTGGCGTTGCTGTCATCAAGGCCGGCGCCGCGACGGAGGTTGAGCTCAAGGAGCGCAAGCACCGCATCGAAGACGCCGTCCGTAACGCGAAGGCAGCCGTCGAAGAGGGCATCGTCGCCGGTGGTGGCGTTGCACTCATCCAGGCCGGCAAGACCGCATTCGAGAGCAAGGCCATCCTTGACCTCGTCGGCGACGAGGCAACGGGCGCGAACATCGTGCGCGTCGCCATCGACGCTCCGCTCAAGCAGATCGCCCTCAACGCCGGCATGGAGCCGGGCGTTGTCGCCGACAAGGTGCGCAACCTGCCCGTCGGATTCGGCCTCAACGCCGCAACCGGCGAGTACGTCGACATGATCGCTGCCGGCATCAATGACCCGGTGAAGGTCACCCGCTCCGCGCTGCTGAACGCATCGTCGATCGCCGGACTGTTCCTCACCACCGAGGCCGTCGTCGCCGACAAGCCCGAGAAGAACCCGGCCCCGGCCGGCGACCCCTCGGGTGGCATGGACTTCTAA
- a CDS encoding DUF3263 domain-containing protein, whose amino-acid sequence MTRMATSEHGESDRGADGVTALSPRDTAVLAFERRWWSHPGAKEQAIRAEFGLSAARYYQLLGALLDSPLALAHDPMLVKRLQRMRDARSQARSRRAIRPIE is encoded by the coding sequence ATGACGCGTATGGCGACCAGCGAACACGGCGAGAGCGATCGGGGCGCCGACGGCGTCACGGCGCTCAGTCCGCGCGACACCGCCGTGCTCGCTTTCGAACGGCGCTGGTGGTCCCACCCTGGTGCCAAGGAGCAGGCGATCCGGGCCGAGTTCGGCCTGTCGGCTGCCCGCTACTATCAGTTGTTGGGTGCCCTACTCGACTCCCCGCTTGCCCTCGCCCACGATCCCATGCTGGTGAAACGCCTGCAGCGGATGCGTGACGCGCGGTCCCAGGCCCGGTCGCGCCGGGCCATCCGCCCCATCGAGTAG
- a CDS encoding cold-shock protein — protein sequence MANGTVKWFNAEKGFGFITVDGGGQDVFVHYSAIDMHGYKVLEEGQHVVFELGTGAKGPQAESVRPA from the coding sequence ATGGCGAACGGAACCGTCAAATGGTTCAACGCTGAAAAGGGTTTCGGCTTCATCACGGTCGATGGAGGTGGGCAGGACGTTTTCGTCCACTACTCCGCCATTGACATGCACGGATACAAGGTTCTTGAAGAAGGCCAGCATGTCGTCTTCGAACTCGGTACCGGAGCCAAAGGTCCGCAGGCAGAGTCGGTTCGTCCGGCATAG
- a CDS encoding LytR C-terminal domain-containing protein — translation MPTSYPKDRFDDLPHKLDRVGAHRAPGRKGRRWVAFWWALAATALLVGVGAVGLTVLNNRLNFTIPGISSETSTGTEAATEAPTAEAVPTAEPTTDPDASVTVLNGTATSGVARSVGELLTDSGWSVGTMSDADTEDITTTTVYYADPSLEGAARGVAALLPGSAILLSSDFAGSDATLTVVVGTDYAMPEG, via the coding sequence ATGCCCACTTCGTACCCGAAAGACCGCTTCGACGACCTTCCGCACAAGCTCGACCGCGTGGGGGCGCACCGGGCCCCCGGCCGAAAGGGGCGCCGCTGGGTGGCGTTCTGGTGGGCGCTCGCCGCAACGGCCCTGCTCGTGGGCGTGGGAGCGGTCGGACTGACCGTGCTGAACAACCGGCTGAACTTCACCATCCCCGGCATCTCCAGCGAAACCAGCACCGGCACGGAGGCCGCCACCGAGGCGCCCACGGCCGAGGCCGTGCCCACAGCAGAGCCCACCACCGACCCCGATGCGAGTGTCACCGTGCTCAACGGCACGGCCACCAGCGGTGTCGCCCGCTCCGTGGGCGAGCTGCTCACCGACAGCGGCTGGAGCGTCGGCACCATGAGTGACGCCGACACCGAAGACATCACCACCACCACCGTGTACTACGCGGATCCCTCCCTGGAAGGCGCTGCCCGCGGAGTGGCGGCCCTGCTGCCCGGTTCGGCGATTCTGCTCTCCAGCGACTTCGCAGGCTCGGACGCCACCCTGACCGTCGTGGTCGGCACCGACTACGCGATGCCGGAGGGCTGA
- a CDS encoding DUF3048 domain-containing protein, whose product MTALRMTTPARRLRSRRTGSRAWAAVVLIGAACALTGCVTAPPTETTPTAAAPAVAPLRGTPIDPADAEHPSLAVKIDNLAAARPQIGLERSDLVFEELVEGGLTRYAALWHSDVPDDVGPVRSIRPMDPDLLSPFGGIVAYSGGQPQFIEAMQNTPVLNVIFDQDDSGVFRRVDDRESPHDVVLSAAELIDRHADLAPPERQFDYADSAAAAGAATAGEAAGTIVTRFSDSSERSWTWDPAGVAYLRSQDGAPDLDADGGRLAATNVVVLSVSVDRSTDVPRTILDGTGQAWVSTNGSTLPATWTKDAPAAPIRLTDADGAAIELAPGNTWVELVPTDGGGAVEILP is encoded by the coding sequence GTGACTGCGTTACGGATGACCACCCCTGCTCGACGCCTCCGCTCCCGCCGCACCGGCTCCCGCGCCTGGGCTGCCGTCGTGCTGATCGGCGCCGCCTGCGCCCTGACCGGCTGCGTCACCGCGCCGCCCACCGAGACGACGCCCACCGCGGCGGCACCCGCCGTGGCCCCGTTGCGGGGCACCCCGATCGACCCGGCCGACGCGGAGCATCCGTCGTTGGCCGTGAAGATCGACAACCTCGCCGCCGCCCGGCCGCAGATCGGCCTCGAACGGTCGGACCTGGTCTTCGAAGAGCTGGTGGAGGGCGGGCTCACCCGGTACGCCGCCCTCTGGCACTCGGACGTGCCCGACGACGTCGGCCCGGTGCGCTCGATCCGGCCCATGGACCCCGACCTGCTGAGCCCGTTCGGCGGCATCGTGGCCTACTCCGGCGGGCAGCCGCAGTTCATCGAGGCCATGCAGAACACCCCGGTGCTCAACGTGATCTTCGACCAGGACGACAGCGGCGTGTTCCGGCGCGTGGACGACCGGGAATCCCCGCACGACGTGGTGCTCAGCGCCGCCGAGCTCATCGACCGGCATGCCGACCTGGCCCCGCCGGAGCGGCAGTTCGACTACGCCGACAGCGCTGCTGCCGCCGGGGCCGCCACGGCCGGGGAGGCCGCCGGCACCATCGTCACCCGGTTCTCCGACTCGAGCGAGCGCTCCTGGACCTGGGATCCCGCCGGCGTCGCCTACCTGCGCAGCCAGGACGGCGCGCCCGACCTGGACGCCGACGGCGGCCGGCTGGCCGCCACCAACGTGGTGGTGCTCAGCGTCAGCGTGGACCGCAGCACCGACGTGCCCCGCACCATCCTGGACGGCACGGGCCAGGCGTGGGTCTCAACCAACGGATCGACCCTGCCCGCGACGTGGACCAAGGACGCCCCCGCAGCCCCGATCCGGTTGACGGATGCCGATGGTGCGGCCATCGAGCTCGCACCGGGCAACACCTGGGTCGAACTGGTGCCCACCGACGGTGGCGGTGCCGTGGAGATCCTGCCGTAA
- the msrB gene encoding peptide-methionine (R)-S-oxide reductase MsrB, whose amino-acid sequence MDYEVTKSDAEWKAELSPEQYAVLRGAATERAWTGELLDEGRSGVYTCGACNAELFKSGTKFDSGCGWPSFYESVRPEAVELIEDRSLGVVRTEVRCAACGSHLGHVFDDGFGTPTGDRYCMNSISLNFTPVE is encoded by the coding sequence ATGGACTACGAGGTCACCAAGTCTGACGCCGAATGGAAGGCCGAGCTTTCCCCCGAGCAGTACGCCGTGTTACGCGGGGCTGCGACCGAGCGCGCCTGGACCGGCGAACTCCTCGACGAGGGCCGGTCGGGCGTGTACACCTGTGGCGCCTGTAACGCCGAGCTGTTCAAGAGCGGCACCAAGTTCGACTCCGGTTGCGGCTGGCCGAGCTTCTACGAGTCGGTGCGCCCCGAGGCCGTCGAGCTCATCGAAGACCGCTCGCTGGGCGTCGTGCGCACCGAGGTGCGCTGCGCCGCCTGCGGTTCGCACCTGGGCCACGTGTTCGATGACGGTTTCGGCACGCCCACCGGCGACCGGTACTGCATGAACTCGATCTCGCTCAACTTCACGCCCGTCGAGTAA